A section of the Salmo salar chromosome ssa05, Ssal_v3.1, whole genome shotgun sequence genome encodes:
- the LOC106605034 gene encoding prolactin regulatory element-binding protein isoform X2: MGKRRMPDLYRAPFPLYTIKVDPKTGWVITAGGGGGSKTGIKNAVHFLGLELVGGQHCATLVHSHDTDTRATMNLAIGGDVIAAGQDGRCSLMRFRQRQPRGKAATKDGGGSEQGTARRRAGKGGKGSEGAAARGNVSEMNDNTTQISVDTFGEVQSDLNPQDPLQKCVRFSSDLSLLLTGGTDGHIRVWEYPSLKEKLDFKAHEGEIEDLDISPNNKHLVTVGRDFACSIWSGNQLAMSLCWHEKMPQIAAKSYRYMSCRFGKVEDQKDTLRLYTVQIPHKRDRKPPQCYLSKWDGQNFLPMLTNPCGTEVISTLAVSDSGTFLGLGTVTGSVAIYVAFSLQKLYYVQESHGIVVTDLAFLPDTLKGQSLKGNNEAAMLSVAVDSRCQMHTVRNRRSFPIWLVLFFCGLMVVGAVLLLQHLFPGFI; this comes from the exons ATGGGCAAACGGAGGATGCCAGACCTGTATAGGGCCCCCTTCCCCCTCTACACAATCAAAGTGGACCCCAAAACAGGATGGGTGATCACTGCAGGAGGGGGAGGCGGTTCCAAGACAGGCATAAAGAATGCAGTG CACTTCCTGGGTTTGGAGTTGGTAGGAGGCCAGCACTGTGCCACCCTGGTGCACTCTCATGACACAGACACGCGTGCCACCATGAACCTGGCAATAGGCGGGGATGTGATCGCCGCAGGGCAGGACGGCAGATGCAGCCTCATGCGCTTCAGACAACGCCAGCCCAGGGGCAAGGCCGCAACCAAAGACG GGGGTGGAAGTGAGCAGGGCACAGCTAGGAGAAGAGCTGGGAAAGGGGGTAAGGGTAGTGAGGGAGCTGCTGCTAGGGGCAATGTGTCTGAGATGAATGATAACACCACCCAGATCTCTGTTGACACGTTTGGGGAGGTGCAGTCGGACCTCAACCCCCAGGACCCCCTCCAGAAGTGTGTGAGGTTCAGTTCCGATCTCAGCCTCCTACTGACTGGCGGGACAGACGGACACATCAGAGTGTGGGAG tacccctccttaaAAGAGAAGTTGGACTTCAAAGCCCACGAGGGTGAAATTGAAGACTTGGACATCAGTCCAAATAACAAG CACCTTGTGACGGTGGGCCGGGACTTTGCCTGCAGTATATGGAGTGGCAACCAGCTGGCCATGAGCCTCTGTTGGCATGAGAAGATGCCTCAGATAGCAGCAAAGTCATACCGCTATATGTCTTGCAG GTTTGGAAAAGTCGAGGACCAGAAAGACACCCTAAGGCTCTACACCGTCCAGATCCCCCACAAACGAGACAGAAAACCTCCACAATGCTACCTCTCTAAATGGGACGGCCAGAATTTCCTACCCATGCTGACGAACCCCTGCGGCACTGAGGTCATCTCCACCCTGGCTGTCAg TGACTCTGGAACCTTTCTCGGCCTTGGGACAGTGACGGGATCAGTAGCAATCTATGTCGCCTTTTCACTACag AAGTTGTACTATGTGCAGGAGTCCCATGGCATTGTGGTGACCGATCTGGCTTTCCTGCCTGACACTCTCAAAGGCCAGAGCCTCAAAGGGAACAACGAGGCAGCCATGTTGAGTGTGGCTGTGGACAGCCGCTGTCAGATGCACACTGTACGAAACCGAA GATCCTTCCCTATCTGGTTGGTGCTGTTCTTCTGTGGCCTCATGGTGGTGGGAGCTGTCCTGCTCCTGCAGCACCTCTTCCCAGGATTCATTTAG
- the LOC106605034 gene encoding prolactin regulatory element-binding protein isoform X1 produces the protein MGKRRMPDLYRAPFPLYTIKVDPKTGWVITAGGGGGSKTGIKNAVHFLGLELVGGQHCATLVHSHDTDTRATMNLAIGGDVIAAGQDGRCSLMRFRQRQPRGKAATKDAGGGSEQGTARRRAGKGGKGSEGAAARGNVSEMNDNTTQISVDTFGEVQSDLNPQDPLQKCVRFSSDLSLLLTGGTDGHIRVWEYPSLKEKLDFKAHEGEIEDLDISPNNKHLVTVGRDFACSIWSGNQLAMSLCWHEKMPQIAAKSYRYMSCRFGKVEDQKDTLRLYTVQIPHKRDRKPPQCYLSKWDGQNFLPMLTNPCGTEVISTLAVSDSGTFLGLGTVTGSVAIYVAFSLQKLYYVQESHGIVVTDLAFLPDTLKGQSLKGNNEAAMLSVAVDSRCQMHTVRNRRSFPIWLVLFFCGLMVVGAVLLLQHLFPGFI, from the exons ATGGGCAAACGGAGGATGCCAGACCTGTATAGGGCCCCCTTCCCCCTCTACACAATCAAAGTGGACCCCAAAACAGGATGGGTGATCACTGCAGGAGGGGGAGGCGGTTCCAAGACAGGCATAAAGAATGCAGTG CACTTCCTGGGTTTGGAGTTGGTAGGAGGCCAGCACTGTGCCACCCTGGTGCACTCTCATGACACAGACACGCGTGCCACCATGAACCTGGCAATAGGCGGGGATGTGATCGCCGCAGGGCAGGACGGCAGATGCAGCCTCATGCGCTTCAGACAACGCCAGCCCAGGGGCAAGGCCGCAACCAAAGACG CAGGGGGTGGAAGTGAGCAGGGCACAGCTAGGAGAAGAGCTGGGAAAGGGGGTAAGGGTAGTGAGGGAGCTGCTGCTAGGGGCAATGTGTCTGAGATGAATGATAACACCACCCAGATCTCTGTTGACACGTTTGGGGAGGTGCAGTCGGACCTCAACCCCCAGGACCCCCTCCAGAAGTGTGTGAGGTTCAGTTCCGATCTCAGCCTCCTACTGACTGGCGGGACAGACGGACACATCAGAGTGTGGGAG tacccctccttaaAAGAGAAGTTGGACTTCAAAGCCCACGAGGGTGAAATTGAAGACTTGGACATCAGTCCAAATAACAAG CACCTTGTGACGGTGGGCCGGGACTTTGCCTGCAGTATATGGAGTGGCAACCAGCTGGCCATGAGCCTCTGTTGGCATGAGAAGATGCCTCAGATAGCAGCAAAGTCATACCGCTATATGTCTTGCAG GTTTGGAAAAGTCGAGGACCAGAAAGACACCCTAAGGCTCTACACCGTCCAGATCCCCCACAAACGAGACAGAAAACCTCCACAATGCTACCTCTCTAAATGGGACGGCCAGAATTTCCTACCCATGCTGACGAACCCCTGCGGCACTGAGGTCATCTCCACCCTGGCTGTCAg TGACTCTGGAACCTTTCTCGGCCTTGGGACAGTGACGGGATCAGTAGCAATCTATGTCGCCTTTTCACTACag AAGTTGTACTATGTGCAGGAGTCCCATGGCATTGTGGTGACCGATCTGGCTTTCCTGCCTGACACTCTCAAAGGCCAGAGCCTCAAAGGGAACAACGAGGCAGCCATGTTGAGTGTGGCTGTGGACAGCCGCTGTCAGATGCACACTGTACGAAACCGAA GATCCTTCCCTATCTGGTTGGTGCTGTTCTTCTGTGGCCTCATGGTGGTGGGAGCTGTCCTGCTCCTGCAGCACCTCTTCCCAGGATTCATTTAG